Proteins encoded by one window of Polaribacter haliotis:
- a CDS encoding cytochrome c oxidase subunit II — protein MLALFYIFIGVAIGVSVWQITRIMDFRSTIANDNDNAAQGKFAIGFMAFFYAMMIYCLIFMNVIMLPESASIEGEHDDNLFDITFWLIGIVQFIMQFLIFYFTFKYRGSKDKKAKFYADSHKLEFIWTITPAIVLVGLIGYGLWQWNNVMDLSDDDAIVIEVYSQQFRWDARYAGEDNTLGLGNVNYIKGINTLGVDMTDKNASDDIQVTELYLPKGKKIHFKFRSQDVLHSAYMPHFRAQMNCVPGMVTEFGFTPKYTTEEMRQQPEVIDKTNGINKIRRAKGEDPYIFDYLLLCNKICGASHYNMQMKITVVEPEEYEKWIAEQPTLAEVIK, from the coding sequence ATGCTAGCTCTATTTTATATTTTTATAGGTGTTGCAATCGGTGTAAGTGTTTGGCAAATTACTAGAATCATGGATTTTAGAAGTACTATTGCCAACGATAATGATAATGCTGCTCAAGGTAAATTTGCTATTGGTTTTATGGCTTTTTTCTATGCAATGATGATTTATTGTTTAATCTTCATGAATGTAATAATGTTACCAGAATCTGCTTCTATAGAAGGAGAACATGACGATAATTTATTCGACATTACATTTTGGTTAATTGGAATTGTACAATTTATAATGCAGTTTCTTATTTTTTACTTTACTTTTAAGTATAGAGGAAGTAAAGACAAAAAAGCGAAATTTTATGCAGATAGTCATAAATTAGAATTTATTTGGACAATTACTCCAGCAATTGTTTTGGTTGGTTTAATTGGATATGGTTTATGGCAATGGAATAATGTTATGGATTTATCTGATGACGATGCCATCGTTATTGAAGTATATTCTCAACAATTTAGATGGGATGCACGTTATGCAGGTGAGGACAATACATTAGGTTTAGGAAACGTAAACTACATAAAAGGTATTAATACTTTAGGTGTAGATATGACTGATAAAAACGCATCAGACGATATACAAGTTACAGAATTATACTTACCAAAAGGAAAGAAAATTCATTTCAAGTTTCGTTCTCAAGATGTTTTACACTCAGCATATATGCCACACTTTAGAGCACAAATGAACTGCGTTCCAGGAATGGTTACAGAATTTGGTTTCACTCCTAAGTACACTACAGAAGAAATGAGACAACAACCAGAGGTTATAGATAAGACTAATGGAATTAATAAGATTAGAAGAGCAAAAGGAGAAGACCCTTATATCTTCGATTACTTATTATTGTGTAACAAAATTTGTGGAGCTTCTCATTACAACATGCAAATGAAAATTACAGTTGTAGAACCAGAAGAATACGAAAAATGGATTGCAGAGCAACCAACCTTAGCAGAAGTTATTAAATAA
- the ruvB gene encoding Holliday junction branch migration DNA helicase RuvB: protein MNENLNPENDNLSNEDLDVEKKLRPLSFEDFSGQDQAIDNLKIFVEAANQRGEALDHTLFHGPPGLGKTTLAHILANELEVGIKVTSGPVLDKPGDLAGLLTNLDERDVLFIDEIHRLSPIVEEYLYSAMEDYKIDIMIESGPNARTVQINLEPFTLIGATTRSGLLTAPMRARFGINSRLHYYSTELLTTIIQRSATILGVPISMEGAIEIAGRSRGTPRIANALLRRVRDFAQIKGNGSITIEIAQYALKALNVDAHGLDEMDNKILVTIIDKFKGGPVGISTIATAVSENIETIEEVYEPFLIQQGFIMRTPRGREVTELAYKHLGRVKGRSQGELF from the coding sequence ATGAACGAAAACTTAAATCCTGAAAACGACAATTTATCAAACGAAGATTTAGACGTAGAAAAAAAATTACGTCCACTTTCATTTGAAGATTTTTCAGGACAAGACCAAGCAATTGATAACTTAAAAATTTTCGTAGAAGCTGCCAACCAAAGAGGTGAAGCTTTAGACCATACCTTATTCCATGGACCCCCAGGTTTAGGGAAAACTACATTAGCACATATTTTAGCTAATGAATTAGAAGTTGGTATAAAAGTAACCTCTGGTCCAGTTTTAGACAAACCAGGAGACTTAGCAGGTTTGTTAACCAATTTAGATGAACGTGATGTTCTCTTTATTGATGAAATTCATAGATTAAGTCCAATTGTAGAAGAATATTTATATTCTGCAATGGAAGATTATAAGATAGATATTATGATTGAATCTGGCCCAAATGCCAGAACAGTACAAATTAATTTAGAACCATTCACATTAATTGGAGCGACTACAAGATCTGGATTATTAACAGCTCCAATGAGAGCTCGTTTTGGAATAAACAGCAGATTACATTATTATTCAACTGAACTTTTAACCACGATTATTCAAAGAAGTGCAACTATTTTGGGAGTTCCTATTTCTATGGAAGGTGCCATTGAAATTGCAGGAAGAAGTAGAGGAACACCAAGAATTGCAAACGCATTATTAAGAAGAGTACGTGATTTTGCACAGATAAAAGGAAATGGAAGTATTACCATCGAAATCGCACAATATGCGTTAAAAGCATTAAATGTAGATGCACATGGTTTAGATGAAATGGACAATAAAATCTTGGTTACTATAATTGATAAATTTAAAGGAGGACCAGTAGGTATTAGTACAATTGCAACAGCAGTTAGTGAAAATATAGAAACAATAGAAGAAGTATATGAACCTTTCTTAATTCAGCAAGGTTTTATCATGAGAACTCCTAGAGGAAGAGAAGTTACAGAATTAGCCTATAAACATTTAGGAAGAGTAAAAGGAAGAAGTCAAGGAGAATTGTTCTGA
- a CDS encoding c-type cytochrome, which yields MKNFKLIIALVVVASFMSCGNKRTPQVQFMPDMYESVPYNADAENGLKGNPVNSKPVAGTIPRGGTPAYDIADTTEGYELAKTELKNPLENSQENLDNGKEMYTIYCTSCHGKKGDGNGYLVEVDKFAGIPNYKDRDITEGSIYHVIMHGKNLMGSHSSQLTYKERWQVVQYVEALRADLLK from the coding sequence ATGAAGAATTTTAAATTAATTATCGCTTTAGTAGTTGTTGCAAGTTTTATGTCTTGTGGCAATAAAAGAACACCACAAGTACAATTCATGCCAGATATGTATGAATCTGTACCTTACAATGCAGATGCAGAGAATGGATTGAAAGGGAATCCTGTAAATTCAAAACCAGTTGCTGGAACAATTCCAAGAGGAGGAACACCAGCTTATGATATCGCTGACACTACTGAAGGATATGAGTTAGCAAAAACAGAGCTTAAAAATCCATTAGAAAATTCGCAAGAAAATTTAGACAATGGAAAAGAAATGTACACTATATATTGTACTTCTTGCCATGGTAAAAAAGGTGATGGAAATGGTTATTTGGTTGAAGTAGATAAATTTGCTGGAATACCAAATTATAAAGACAGAGATATTACAGAAGGGAGTATTTATCACGTAATTATGCATGGTAAAAACTTAATGGGTTCACACTCATCTCAATTAACATACAAAGAACGCTGGCAAGTAGTACAATATGTGGAAGCATTGCGTGCAGATTTGTTAAAATAA
- a CDS encoding DUF3341 domain-containing protein, translating into MESSKVIHAFYTDDEILLDAVKAVKAKHHHIEEVFCPFPVHGLDKAMGLAPTRLAITAFFYGITGLSVAIWLTNYIMIDDWPQDIGGKPNFTWFANMPAFVPIMFELTVFFAAHLMVITFYMRSRIWPFKEAENPDPRTTDDHFLMEIPVQNNEAELTELLTNTGAVEINIVDKH; encoded by the coding sequence ATGGAATCATCAAAAGTTATTCACGCGTTTTATACCGATGACGAAATTTTGTTAGATGCAGTGAAAGCTGTAAAAGCAAAGCATCATCATATAGAAGAAGTATTTTGTCCTTTTCCAGTTCATGGATTAGACAAAGCAATGGGTTTAGCACCTACTAGATTAGCTATTACTGCGTTTTTCTACGGAATTACTGGTTTATCTGTTGCTATTTGGTTAACAAATTATATCATGATAGACGATTGGCCACAAGATATTGGTGGTAAACCTAACTTTACTTGGTTTGCTAACATGCCAGCATTTGTACCAATTATGTTTGAATTAACAGTATTTTTTGCAGCCCATTTAATGGTAATTACTTTTTATATGAGAAGTAGAATTTGGCCATTTAAAGAAGCAGAAAATCCAGATCCAAGAACTACAGACGATCATTTTTTAATGGAAATTCCTGTTCAAAATAACGAAGCTGAATTAACAGAATTGTTAACAAACACAGGAGCTGTAGAAATTAATATAGTAGACAAGCACTAA
- a CDS encoding cytochrome c oxidase subunit I translates to MSDHHHKETFVTKYIFSQDHKMISKQFLVTGMFMGIIGVLMSMLFRIQIAWPEKSFSIVEAFLGPHQTDGIMNPDMYLALVTIHGTIMVFFVLTAGLSGTFSNLLIPLQIGARDMASGFLNMISYWLFFISSIIMVISLFVEAGPASAGWTIYPPLSALPQAIPGSGAGMTLWLVSMAIFIASSLIGSLNYIVTVFNLRTKGMKMTRLPLTIWAFFITAIIGVVSFPVLLSAALLLIFDRSFGTSFYLSDIFISGEVLHYQGGSPVLFEHLFWFLGHPEVYIVLLPALGITSEIISTNSRKPIFGYRAMIGSIMAIAFLSTIVWGHHMFISGMNPFLGSVFTFTTLLIAIPSAVKAFNYITTLWKGNLQLNPAMLFSIGLVSTFVTGGLTGLVLGDSALDIAIHDTYFVVAHFHLVMGVSAIFGMFAGVYHWFPKMYGRMMNKTMGYWHFWLSIICAYGVFWPMHFIGLAGLPRRYYTNTNFPMFDDLADINVVITIFALVGGLAQIIFLANFFISIYRGQKATQNPWKSNTLEWTTPVEHIHGNWPGKLPEVHRWAYDYSKRVDANDDDSDYLHGKDFVLQTTPLLDGEEPS, encoded by the coding sequence ATGTCAGATCATCATCATAAAGAAACATTTGTAACAAAATACATTTTTAGTCAAGACCATAAAATGATTTCTAAGCAGTTCTTGGTAACTGGTATGTTTATGGGAATTATTGGTGTATTAATGTCTATGTTATTCCGTATTCAAATTGCATGGCCAGAGAAATCGTTTTCAATAGTTGAAGCATTTCTAGGACCACACCAAACAGATGGGATAATGAACCCAGATATGTATTTGGCATTGGTAACAATCCATGGTACAATAATGGTGTTTTTCGTTCTAACTGCAGGTTTAAGTGGTACTTTTTCGAACTTATTAATTCCATTGCAAATTGGAGCAAGAGATATGGCTTCTGGTTTCTTAAACATGATTTCTTACTGGTTATTTTTTATATCTAGTATAATAATGGTTATTTCTCTATTTGTAGAAGCTGGACCAGCATCTGCAGGTTGGACAATTTATCCTCCATTAAGTGCATTGCCACAAGCAATTCCTGGTTCTGGAGCAGGTATGACTTTATGGTTGGTATCTATGGCAATATTTATTGCTTCCTCTTTAATAGGATCTTTAAATTACATTGTTACTGTATTTAATTTACGTACAAAAGGAATGAAAATGACAAGATTGCCATTAACAATTTGGGCATTCTTTATTACTGCAATTATTGGTGTAGTTTCTTTTCCAGTATTATTATCTGCTGCATTATTATTAATTTTCGATAGAAGTTTTGGAACTTCTTTCTACTTATCAGATATATTTATTTCTGGTGAGGTTTTACATTACCAAGGTGGATCTCCAGTATTGTTTGAACACTTATTTTGGTTCTTAGGTCACCCAGAAGTATATATTGTATTATTACCAGCATTAGGTATTACCTCAGAAATAATCTCAACAAACTCTAGAAAACCAATTTTTGGTTATAGAGCGATGATTGGTTCTATTATGGCAATTGCATTTTTATCGACAATAGTTTGGGGGCACCATATGTTTATTTCAGGAATGAATCCTTTCTTAGGATCTGTATTTACATTTACAACACTATTAATTGCAATTCCATCCGCAGTAAAAGCATTTAATTATATAACTACTCTTTGGAAAGGTAACTTGCAACTGAATCCTGCAATGTTATTCTCAATTGGTCTGGTTTCAACTTTTGTAACAGGAGGTTTAACAGGATTGGTTTTAGGAGATTCTGCTTTAGATATAGCAATTCACGATACTTATTTTGTAGTAGCACATTTTCACTTAGTAATGGGAGTTTCTGCAATTTTTGGAATGTTTGCTGGTGTGTATCACTGGTTCCCAAAAATGTATGGTAGAATGATGAATAAAACAATGGGTTATTGGCATTTCTGGTTAAGTATTATTTGTGCTTACGGAGTTTTCTGGCCAATGCACTTTATTGGTTTAGCAGGTTTACCAAGAAGATATTATACGAATACAAATTTTCCAATGTTCGACGATTTAGCGGATATTAATGTGGTAATTACAATTTTTGCATTAGTTGGAGGTTTAGCTCAAATTATATTTTTAGCAAACTTCTTCATCTCTATCTACAGAGGACAAAAAGCAACGCAAAACCCTTGGAAGTCTAACACATTAGAATGGACAACTCCAGTAGAACATATTCATGGAAACTGGCCTGGTAAATTACCAGAAGTTCACAGATGGGCTTACGATTATAGTAAACGTGTAGATGCAAATGACGATGATAGCGATTATTTACATGGTAAAGACTTTGTTTTGCAAACAACACCTTTATTAGATGGAGAAGAGCCTTCATAA
- a CDS encoding MBL fold metallo-hydrolase — MIIEQIYTGCLAQGAYYIESNGEVAIIDPLREVQVYIDKAAKNNAKIKYIFETHFHADFVSGHVTLAEKTDAKIVFGPSAKTNFDSIIAEDNQVFKVGDISITLLHTPGHTMESSCYLLKDKNGTNHAIFSGDTLFLGDVGRPDLAQKGDLTQEDLAGYLFDSLRNKVMPLADNVIVYPAHGAGSACGKNLSKETVGTIGEQKKTNYALRADMSKEEFIKEVTDGLLPPPAYFPLNVKLNKEGYKDIDDVIENSTKPLSVKEFEIVANGTNAIILDVRHQTEFIKGFIPQSIFIGVDGGFAPWVGALIKDIKQPILLVCESGREEEVITRLSRVGFDNVIGYLEGSFNAWKKADKEIDTLESISADTLEEKIKLDVPVFDVRKPGEFASDHIKVAESTPLDFLNSHISEFPKKGNFYVHCAGGYRSVIAASILKARGFHNVIDVAGGYAAIRKTNIERTAAVCPSTLK; from the coding sequence ATGATTATAGAACAAATATATACAGGTTGTTTGGCACAAGGTGCTTATTATATAGAAAGTAATGGAGAAGTTGCAATTATAGATCCATTAAGAGAAGTGCAAGTTTATATAGATAAAGCAGCTAAAAATAATGCAAAAATCAAATATATTTTTGAAACGCATTTCCATGCAGATTTTGTTAGCGGGCACGTAACTTTAGCAGAAAAAACAGATGCAAAAATTGTTTTTGGTCCTTCAGCAAAAACAAATTTCGATTCGATTATAGCTGAAGACAATCAAGTTTTTAAAGTTGGAGACATTAGTATAACTTTATTGCATACACCTGGACATACCATGGAAAGTTCTTGTTATTTGTTAAAAGACAAAAACGGAACAAACCATGCAATTTTTAGTGGAGACACTTTGTTTTTAGGAGATGTTGGAAGACCAGATTTAGCACAAAAAGGAGACCTTACACAAGAAGATCTAGCAGGTTATTTATTTGACAGTTTACGAAATAAAGTAATGCCATTGGCAGATAATGTTATTGTTTATCCAGCTCATGGAGCAGGATCTGCATGTGGTAAAAATTTAAGTAAGGAAACTGTGGGTACAATTGGCGAACAGAAAAAAACCAATTATGCATTAAGGGCAGATATGTCTAAAGAGGAATTTATAAAAGAAGTTACAGATGGTTTATTACCACCTCCAGCTTATTTTCCTTTAAATGTAAAACTGAATAAAGAAGGTTATAAAGATATAGATGATGTAATAGAGAATAGCACAAAACCTTTATCTGTAAAAGAATTTGAAATCGTTGCAAACGGAACAAATGCTATTATTTTAGATGTAAGACATCAAACAGAATTTATAAAAGGTTTTATTCCACAATCTATTTTTATTGGTGTTGATGGCGGTTTTGCACCTTGGGTTGGCGCATTAATTAAAGATATTAAACAACCAATTTTATTAGTTTGCGAAAGTGGAAGAGAAGAAGAAGTAATTACCAGATTATCGAGAGTTGGTTTCGATAATGTAATTGGTTATTTAGAAGGAAGCTTTAATGCTTGGAAAAAAGCCGATAAAGAAATAGATACTTTAGAGTCTATTTCTGCAGACACTTTAGAGGAAAAAATAAAACTAGATGTTCCTGTTTTTGATGTAAGAAAACCTGGAGAATTTGCAAGCGATCATATAAAAGTAGCAGAAAGCACACCTTTAGATTTCTTAAACTCACATATTTCTGAATTTCCAAAAAAAGGAAATTTCTATGTGCATTGTGCAGGAGGTTATCGTTCTGTAATTGCAGCTTCTATTTTAAAAGCAAGAGGGTTTCATAACGTAATTGATGTTGCAGGAGGTTATGCAGCAATTAGAAAAACGAATATCGAAAGAACAGCAGCAGTTTGTCCTTCCACTTTAAAGTAA
- a CDS encoding quinol:cytochrome C oxidoreductase, with the protein MYQFSGKLKIFSLALIIVGALGIAFSFFSAPKTVEDAKEIIASQSHGDAHGSSHDKVVEGTHSDESSHSATSEHDTSGSHDGTNLVDKEMSAHGEHGDDSHAEHVLHQLQNRPWSAFYVSLFFFLGVSLLVLAFYASQRVAQSGWSVVLFRVMEAITANLVPVSIIMLVFIGLTVGHFNHMFSWMTPGTFDPSSENYDAIVDGKSWWMNVPGWAIRSVVYLLLWNLYRWFIRKNSIAEDTANDGFKTYKKNYNASVIFLFIFMITESMMSWDWIMGLDPHWFSTLFGWYVLATLLVSALTVIAFVTIYLRSKGALPQVNDSHIHDLAKFMFGFSVFWTYLWFAQFMLIWYADIPEETTYFLARFNEYKLPFLGMVVMNFAFPILLLLNSDFKSIPWFVIIGGIVILAGHYVDVFIMVMPATVGGQWFFGIPEISALLFFLGIFIYTVFSAFAKANTVPTGNPFLQESEHFHYYNIEHRGEGSADHH; encoded by the coding sequence ATGTATCAATTCTCAGGTAAATTAAAAATATTCTCTTTAGCCCTAATCATAGTAGGAGCTTTAGGTATTGCATTTAGCTTTTTTTCTGCACCAAAAACCGTAGAAGACGCTAAAGAAATTATAGCAAGTCAATCTCATGGAGATGCACATGGCTCTTCACATGATAAAGTTGTGGAAGGAACTCATTCAGATGAAAGTAGTCATTCAGCAACAAGCGAACACGATACAAGTGGTTCTCATGATGGTACTAATCTTGTAGATAAAGAAATGAGTGCTCATGGAGAACATGGAGACGATTCTCATGCAGAACATGTTCTACATCAATTACAAAATAGACCTTGGTCTGCATTTTATGTGTCTTTATTCTTTTTCTTAGGAGTCTCTTTACTAGTATTAGCATTTTATGCTTCGCAAAGAGTAGCACAATCTGGTTGGTCTGTAGTTTTGTTTAGAGTGATGGAGGCAATAACTGCAAATTTAGTTCCAGTATCTATTATTATGTTAGTTTTTATTGGATTAACAGTTGGTCATTTTAACCATATGTTTTCATGGATGACACCTGGTACTTTCGACCCTTCTAGTGAAAATTACGATGCAATTGTAGATGGTAAATCGTGGTGGATGAATGTACCAGGATGGGCAATAAGAAGTGTTGTTTATTTATTACTTTGGAATTTATATAGATGGTTTATCAGAAAGAATTCTATAGCTGAAGATACTGCAAACGACGGATTTAAAACGTACAAGAAAAATTATAATGCATCTGTAATATTCTTATTCATTTTTATGATTACAGAATCTATGATGTCTTGGGATTGGATTATGGGATTAGACCCACACTGGTTTTCAACATTATTTGGTTGGTATGTTTTAGCAACTTTATTAGTAAGTGCATTAACAGTAATTGCTTTTGTAACTATTTATTTACGTTCAAAAGGAGCTTTACCTCAAGTTAATGATAGTCATATTCATGATTTAGCAAAATTTATGTTTGGTTTTTCAGTATTCTGGACATATTTATGGTTCGCACAATTTATGTTAATCTGGTATGCAGATATACCTGAGGAAACTACATATTTCTTAGCAAGATTTAATGAATATAAATTACCATTTTTGGGAATGGTTGTTATGAATTTTGCATTCCCAATCTTATTACTATTAAATAGTGACTTTAAGAGCATTCCATGGTTTGTTATTATTGGAGGTATTGTAATATTAGCAGGACATTATGTAGATGTATTTATTATGGTAATGCCAGCAACAGTTGGTGGGCAGTGGTTCTTTGGTATCCCAGAAATTAGTGCATTATTATTTTTCTTAGGAATCTTTATATATACAGTATTTAGCGCATTTGCAAAAGCAAATACAGTTCCAACAGGAAACCCGTTCTTACAAGAAAGTGAACATTTTCACTATTATAATATAGAACACAGAGGAGAAGGATCCGCAGATCATCATTAA
- a CDS encoding SulP family inorganic anion transporter, giving the protein MNIKKVIPILEWLPNYNKSLFKGDLIAGITVGIILIPQGIAYALIAGLPPIYGLYCALVPQVMYAIFGSSRQVAIGPVAMDSLIVATGVSTLALAGSESYISIAILLALLVGTIQFIMGIFSLGFIVNFLSKPVITGFTSAVALIIGLNQFRNLLGVDFVQSDQVHVILEDICLQFSAYNTHTTIIGLISVAVIIFFRKINKKIPNALIVVVFGILVMKFFGNSINNVAIVKDIPSGLPSFSIPTFDLEQIRELLPIALTLVMVGYLETISIGKSLEAKQDEYRVRPNQELIALGLSNMFGSLFKAYPTTSSFSRSAINQESGARTGMAALISVAMVVITLLFLTPLFYHLPKTVLAAIIIVAVFGLINFKEATFLWKANILDFWLMLATFLSTLVFGIEYGIIVGVGLSLIILIFRTSRPYVTELGKVPNSNFYRNKNRFEEVIIEEDVLVFRFDAQLFYANSSYFRDNLDEMATKKGTALKLIVLDAESINRVDSTGVEMLKERVRFYKKKGVTFYFAGVKGPVRDDLFRSGMLDIININHFFMRANQAVKFHKTGDRKHQEKYAKYIHQAYK; this is encoded by the coding sequence ATGAATATAAAAAAAGTAATACCAATTTTAGAATGGTTACCAAACTACAATAAATCGCTCTTTAAGGGAGATTTAATTGCAGGTATTACTGTTGGTATTATTCTTATTCCACAAGGAATCGCATACGCATTAATTGCAGGTTTACCACCAATTTACGGTTTATATTGTGCTTTAGTACCACAAGTAATGTACGCTATTTTTGGCTCGTCAAGACAAGTTGCAATTGGTCCTGTAGCCATGGATTCTTTAATTGTTGCTACAGGAGTTTCTACATTGGCTTTGGCAGGTTCCGAAAGTTATATTTCCATTGCAATTTTATTGGCTTTATTAGTCGGAACTATTCAATTTATTATGGGGATTTTTAGCTTGGGGTTTATTGTAAACTTCCTTTCTAAACCCGTTATTACTGGATTTACATCTGCAGTTGCATTAATAATAGGACTCAATCAATTTCGGAATTTATTAGGAGTAGATTTTGTACAAAGCGATCAAGTACATGTAATTTTGGAAGATATTTGTTTACAATTTTCAGCATATAATACCCATACAACCATTATAGGTTTGATTTCTGTAGCAGTAATTATCTTTTTTAGAAAGATAAATAAAAAAATACCAAATGCGTTAATTGTAGTTGTTTTTGGGATTTTAGTGATGAAATTCTTTGGAAATTCTATAAATAATGTTGCTATTGTAAAAGACATTCCTTCAGGATTACCAAGTTTTAGTATTCCAACATTCGATTTAGAACAAATTAGAGAATTGCTACCAATTGCACTAACCTTGGTTATGGTTGGGTATTTAGAAACAATTTCCATCGGAAAATCCTTAGAAGCCAAACAAGACGAATATCGGGTAAGGCCAAATCAAGAATTAATTGCTTTAGGATTAAGTAATATGTTTGGTTCTTTGTTTAAGGCCTATCCTACAACATCGAGTTTTTCACGTTCTGCCATCAACCAAGAAAGTGGTGCAAGAACAGGAATGGCCGCTTTAATTTCTGTTGCAATGGTTGTAATTACATTGTTATTTTTAACACCATTATTTTATCATTTACCTAAAACAGTTTTAGCAGCAATTATTATTGTGGCAGTTTTCGGTTTGATTAATTTCAAAGAAGCTACTTTTTTATGGAAAGCAAATATTTTAGATTTCTGGTTAATGTTAGCAACCTTTTTATCAACATTAGTATTTGGTATTGAATACGGAATTATAGTTGGTGTAGGCTTGTCTTTAATTATTTTAATATTTAGAACTTCTAGACCTTATGTTACTGAATTAGGAAAAGTACCAAACTCTAATTTTTATAGAAATAAAAATAGATTCGAAGAAGTTATTATAGAAGAAGACGTCTTAGTTTTTAGATTCGATGCTCAATTATTTTATGCCAATTCTAGTTATTTTAGAGATAATTTAGATGAAATGGCAACAAAAAAAGGAACGGCATTAAAATTGATAGTTCTAGATGCAGAGAGTATAAATAGAGTAGATAGTACTGGAGTAGAAATGCTAAAAGAACGTGTACGATTTTACAAGAAGAAAGGAGTTACCTTTTATTTCGCTGGAGTAAAAGGCCCAGTAAGAGACGATTTATTTAGAAGTGGAATGTTAGATATTATAAATATCAACCATTTCTTTATGAGAGCAAATCAAGCTGTAAAATTCCATAAAACAGGCGATAGGAAACATCAAGAAAAATACGCAAAATACATTCATCAAGCATATAAATAA